Proteins encoded by one window of Polyodon spathula isolate WHYD16114869_AA chromosome 16, ASM1765450v1, whole genome shotgun sequence:
- the LOC121328621 gene encoding semaphorin-3G-like, with amino-acid sequence MYFGRNMKDLPASQTLVVAVLMMLHVLKTDSSKLNVPRLRLSYKDLLATNRSSIFIGHGGFLNLSSMFLDEYHDRLFIGGKDVLYSLRLDPNNIDSKEIYWPPLPGDKEDCVLKGKDPLSECANYVRMLHPYNRTHLLSCATGAFQPMCAFIYVGHRGEHVFRMDPASVENGRGRCPHDPGKPFASTFIGGELYTGLTADFLGRDSVIFRSMGSRSTMRTETDQRLLHDPKFVAAHLIPDNDDRDNDKVYFFFTEKAMEADGKSGAIYSRVGRVCVNDAGGQRVLVNKWSTFIKARLVCSVPGPHGIDTHFDELEDVFLLRTKDEKNPEVYAIFSTISNVFQGFAVCVYRMADIREAFNGPFAHQEGPNYQWGAFEGRVPYPRPGVCPSKITNQPGRQFGSTKDYPDGVLQFARSHPLMSQPVYPVLQQPVLVKTNVEYRLRHIVVDRVEAEDGQYDVMFIGTDAGSVLKGIVLRSGNSLHTEEVTLEELQVFKVPTPITSMKISVKRQMLYVGSQVGVAQVRLHRCETYGKACAECCLARDPYCAWDGVSCTRYQPHNKRRFRRQDILNGNPVHQCLDQNLSVEDLDSAEEKVVYGTENNSTFLECVPKSPQATVTWFVERDDRRDEVKTDERIIWTEQGLLFRKVFRHDEGVYVCQSREHGFAQTLLRISLEVLRGETLVELFNKEGGAGDEWAGYRPLPCHTQRATPHGRSWFKDIMQLIGPSNLPRMEEYCERVWCSDKQRRKHKAMLNKYKLAQESGRKARNKGSGERHRIPRSLRDT; translated from the exons atgtacTTTGGAAGAAATATGAAGGACTTACCTGCCTCCCAAACTCTTGTGGTGGCTGTTTTGATGATGCTTCACGTTTTAAAGACAGACTCTTCCAAGTTAAACGTGCCACGGCTGCGCCTCTCCTACAAag aTCTCCTGGCCACAAACAGGTCATCCATATTCATTGGACATGGAGGCTTTCTCAATTTAAGCTCCATGTTTCTGGATGAATATCACGACCGGCTATTTATTGGAGGGAAGGATGTTCTGTACTCTCTACGCCTGGACCCCAACAACATTGACTCGAAAGAG ATTTACTGGCCCCCACTGCCAGGTGACAAAGAGGACTGTGTTCTCAAGGGCAAAGACCCTCTG AGCGAATGCGCTAACTATGTCCGGATGCTGCACCCTTACAACCGGACTCACCTGCTGTCCTGCGCTACCGGAGCCTTCCAGCCCATGTGTGCCTTCATCTACGTGGGTCACAGGGGAGAG cATGTGTTCAGGATGGACCCTGCTAGCGTGGAGAACGGGCGGGGCAGGTGCCCTCATGATCCCGGCAAGCCCTTCGCAAGTACCTTCATCG GTGGTGAGCTCTACACAGGGCTGACGGCAGACTTCCTGGGGCGGGATTCAGTGATTTTCCGCAGTATGGGCTCCCGCTCCACCATGAGAACAGAGACTGACCAGCGGCTGTTGCACG ATCCCAAGTTTGTGGCGGCTCACTTGATCCCGGACAATGACGATCGCGACAATGACAAGGTCTATTTCTTCTTCACCGAGAAGGCCATGGAAGCCGATGGCAAAAGTGGCGCCATCTACAGCCGCGTAGGGCGTGTGTGCGTG AACGACGCGGGCGGTCAGAGAGTGCTGGTCAACAAGTGGAGCACCTTCATCAAGGCCAGGCTGGTGTGCTCCGTCCCCGGACCTCATGGGATAGACACGCACTTCGACGAGCTGG AGGATGTCTTTCTGCTGAGAACAAAGGATGAGAAAAACCCAGAGGTCTACGCAATATTCAGCACCATCAG CAATGTGTTCCAGGGctttgcagtgtgtgtctatcGCATGGCGGACATCCGTGAGGCGTTCAACGGCCCTTTCGCCCACCAGGAGGGTCCTAACTACCAGTGGGGTGCCTTCGAGGGCAGAGTGCCCTACCCGCGGCCCGGCGTG tGCCCGAGCAAGATCACAAACCAGCCGGGCCGGCAGTTTGGCAGCACCAAGGACTACCCAGACGGAGTGCTCCAGTTTGCCCGCAGTCACCCGCTCATGTCCCAGCCAGTGTATCCGGTCCTGCAGCAGCCTGTGCTGGTCAAGACCAACGTGGAGTACCGGCTGCGGCACATCGTGGTGGACCGTGTGGAGGCCGAGGATGGGCAGTACGACGTCATGTTCATCGGCACGG aTGCTGGCTCCGTGCTCAAGGGGATCGTGTTGCGCAGCGGAAACTCTCTCCACACTGAAGAGGTAACCCTGGAAGAGCTGCAGGTCTTCAAG GTGCCAACACCCATTACCTCCATGAAGATTTCTGTCAAACGG CAAATGCTGTACGTGGGCTCCCAGGTGGGAGTGGCGCAGGTGAGGCTGCATCGCTGCGAGACGTACGGAAAGGCGTGTGCAGAGTGCTGTCTGGCACGGGATCCCTACTGTGCCTGGGACGGGGTCTCCTGCACCCGCTACCAGCCCCACAACAAGAGGCGCTTCCGCAGGCAGGACATCCTCAATGGAAACCCAGTCCACCAGTGCCTGGACCAGAACCTCAGCG TGGAAGACCTGGACAGCGCAGAGGAGAAGGTGGTGTACGGGACAGAGAACAACAGCACCTTCCTGGAGTGCGTTCCCAAATCTCCCCAGGCCACCGTCACCTGGTTTGTGGAGAGAGATGACCGCAGAGATGAG GTGAAGACTGATGAGCGGATAATCTGGACGGAGCAGGGCCTGCTGTTCCGCAAGGTGTTCCGGCACGACGAGGGGGTGTATGTGTGCCAGTCGCGGGAGCACGGCTTTGCCCAGACGCTGCTGCGCATCTCCCTGGAGGTCCTGCGTGGGGAGACACTGGTGGAGCTCTTCAACAAGgagggcggggctggagatgaaTGGGCGGGGTACCGGCCCCTGCCTTGCCACACCCAGCGGGCCACGCCCCATGGACGCTCCTGGTTCAAGGACATCATGCAGCTGATTGGCCCATCCAATCTGCCGCGCATGGAGGAGTACTGCGAGCGCGTCTGGTGCAGCGATAAGCAGAGGCGCAAACACAAGGCCATGTTGAACAAGTACAAGCTGGCACAGGAGAGCGGGCGCAAGGCACGGAACAAGGGCTCGGGCGAGAGGCACAGGATCCCGCGATCGCTTAGAGACACGTAG